The sequence AGCCTATTGGCTCATCCTTCGCCAGCATAATCAATCAGCGGTCGTGCTAATGAACATGGCTGCGTTGTGTTTGGTGATTGTTGGCTCATTTCGCTTTTTCACCTTGCTCTCAATTGCCACGGTTACGATTATTTCGATTGTGCTTGTACTGCCGTTCGTCGATAGTCGGCGGCTACTAGGCATTTGTGGCTTAGCATGGGTTGTTAGCATCATCAGCATCACCAATCGGTTGCGGATCGATCAATTTCCGTGGTCGGAAATGCCTGTGCGAGTTTCACTCAACTCGCTCTCAATTTTAGTCGTGATGGGTTTGCTTTGGCAAATTCATCGCCAACTAACCAATAGCCTGCAAGCCAGCGAACGCTCGAACCAAGCTTTACGTACTAGCCAACAATCGCTTGAACAGCAGGTTGAGCAGCGCACCGCTGCCCTGCAAAAAGCCCTGCAAGAGGTGCAAGCTCAAGCCGATAGCCAAGCAGTGTTGGCCCAACAACTGGCTGAGCAGCAAACCACCATTCGCAGCCTGAGTGTGCCAATTTTGCCAATTACCCAGCATAGTTTGGTTGTACCATTAATTGGCGATTTGGATGCAGAACGCTTGGGCACGCTGGTTGAGCAAATTTTAACCAACCTCAAAAGCCAACGTACCCGCCACTTGATTCTCGATGTAACTGGTGTGCCAACCTTGGATCGTGATGCTGGCCATAGTTTGCTCAAGGTAAGCAACGCCGCCCGTTTGTTGGGAGCCAAAACTACATTAATTGGCGTGCGGCCTGATGTGGCCGAAATGCTGGTGAGCATTGGGCTTGATTTACGCTCAATTGGCAGCGAAAAAGATTTACAAAGCGTGGTGCATACGCTGGTCAATAATTAGCAGCTTTGCACCACACTGCCAATTTAGCGCTGCTGCCAAACCAATGGCACGTAGATCGAACGGGTTCCACTAACATTAATCAACCGGATTGCGCTAATTGAGCCGACCGCATTGCTGACGGTTAGCCGAATTTGATAATTGCCAGCCTGCTGATAGCGATGTTCAACTGCTGCGCCGCTAGCAAACGTTCCATCGCCAAAATCCCAAGCATATTGCACTCCAGTGGGATCGCTGGCAAGGGTTGCGGTAAAACTACCAGTGCTCAGGGCTGGCAATTCGGTCGGTCCTGCCACAGCCAGATTGGTCGGTTGGCATTGCCAAACATCTGTTTTAAACACTAAGCGATAGCC is a genomic window of Chloroflexota bacterium containing:
- a CDS encoding STAS domain-containing protein, whose translation is MSQPTEQALVTKRLKTTVYWLLGGSLISMFLYMVLGDWIAVGSFAVTSGLLGAAYWLILRQHNQSAVVLMNMAALCLVIVGSFRFFTLLSIATVTIISIVLVLPFVDSRRLLGICGLAWVVSIISITNRLRIDQFPWSEMPVRVSLNSLSILVVMGLLWQIHRQLTNSLQASERSNQALRTSQQSLEQQVEQRTAALQKALQEVQAQADSQAVLAQQLAEQQTTIRSLSVPILPITQHSLVVPLIGDLDAERLGTLVEQILTNLKSQRTRHLILDVTGVPTLDRDAGHSLLKVSNAARLLGAKTTLIGVRPDVAEMLVSIGLDLRSIGSEKDLQSVVHTLVNN